A single genomic interval of Anopheles marshallii chromosome 2, idAnoMarsDA_429_01, whole genome shotgun sequence harbors:
- the LOC128718819 gene encoding CLIP domain-containing serine protease B14-like: MKCVVECFVLPLVILFSGIASVQMDSFLSTPPPDYNDRTSLKDCPKRFYSDAKVPGWFGAFGGFRALRGEFQHMVAIGWTRAGGKIDYLCGGSLISNQFVLTAAHCNSDGNNLHPDTVRLGDTDLGSTEDDEFAQQIAITRMIVHPNYRGSRKYYDVALIELQQMVQFTEAVCPACLWQEKNLPDGAMDAVGFGATGFGESLSPTLQRVVLNHLEQEECAKRITINKREMPQGFRVDQFCAATNGMDTCEGDSGGPIGVKLLDVGGAVIPLVTGVISFGTPCGVGSTGVYTKVSEYIDWIERTTNTSYSYGVCTRTSYCIGRPKEMINVNFERIYTQNRFGLRWSEGDTTWSNCAATLIDYQFLLTTASCVTTRKGYPKFVVSLTNERAAIKDVYVSPRYKAGHPENDIALLKMEQYVNYTVFRPACLWDLRTDGEWGPEPKFSAYGFFNETVIVTALNGTGCEEENMRGTDLRCFPNHLTMMPGVCWMDYGAPVIDKTVWGEPVSMYGIVSPLSKSCGSNLYMIDVTPHIPWIEAIIVGRRDQYLVFSD; this comes from the exons atgaaatgtgttGTGGAATGTTTCGTGCTGCCACTGGTGATACTTTTCAGTGGCATTGCGTCTGTACAGATGGATTCGTTTTTAAGTACACCTCCGCCAGACTACAATGACCGAACTTCACTGAAAG ATTGTCCTAAGCGATTTTACTCGGATGCTAAAGTTCCCGGTTGGTTTGGTGCATTTGGAGGATTTCGCGCTTTGCGCGGCGAATTTCAACACATG GTGGCGATCGGTTGGACGCGTGCCGGTGGTAAAATTGATTACCTCTGCGGTGGAAGTTTGATCAGCAACCAGTTCGTACTGACAGCAGCGCATTGTAATTCGGATGGCAACAA TCTTCACCCGGACACAGTGCGTTTAGGTGATACGGATCTGGGAAGCACCGAAGATGACGAGTTCGCACAACAGATCGCAATCACTCGAATGATCGTACATCCCAACTATCGGGGATCTCGCAAATATTATGATGTGGCATTGATCGAATTGCAGCAAATGGTACAGTTCACGGAAGCTGTATGTCCGGCGTGTTTATGGCAAGAAAAGAACCTACCCGATGGAGCCATGGACGCGGTCGGGTTCGGAGCAACCGGTTTCGGTGAGTCGCTTAGTCCGACACTGCAACGCGTAGTGCTGAACCACCTAGAGCAAGAAGAGTGTGCGAAGAGGATCACGATAAACAAGCGCGAAATGCCTCAGGGGTTTCGGGTGGATCAGTTTTGTGCGGCCACCAACGGTATGGACACTTGTGAAGGTGATTCCGGTGGTCCGATTGGAGTGAAGTTGCTGGATGTGGGTGGTGCTGTGATTCCACTGGTGACCGGTGTTATTTCGTTCGGAACGCCTTGTGGCGTTGGATCTACTGGCGTGTATACCAAAGTAAGCGAATACATCGATTGGATCGAGCGTACGACAAACACATCGTATAGTTACGGAG TCTGCACCAGGACATCGTATTGTATCGGACGGCCCAAGGAGATGATAAACGTGAACTTTGAAAGGATTTACACTCAAAATCGATTCGGGCTACGCTGGTCGGAAGGCGACACTACGTGGTCGAACTGTGCAGCAACGCTAATCGACTATCAGTTTCTTCTTACAACGGCTTCTTGCGTAACAACTCGCAAAGGCTATCCGAAGTTTGTAGTTTCCCTGACGAATGAACGAGCGGCCATCAAGGACGTGTACGTTTCACCTCGCTACAAAGCTGGCCATCCAGAGAACGATATTGCTTTGCTGAAAATGGAGCAGTACGTCAACTATACAGTGTTCCGACCGGCGTGTCTTTGGGATCTACGAACCGATGGGGAGTGGGGACCTGAACCAAAGTTTAGCGCATACGGGTTTTTTAATGAGACCGTCATCGTCACCGCACTTAATGGTACGGGATGCGAGGAGGAAAATATGCGTGGAACAGATCTGCGATGCTTTCCCAACCACTTAACCATGATGCCGGGAGTTTGCTGG ATGGACTACGGAGCTCCAGTTATCGATAAAACTGTTTGGGGAGAACCAGTGTCAATGTATGGCATAGTTTCACCGTTGAGTAAAAGTTGTGGATCAAATTTGTACATGATTGACGTTACACCGCACATCCCATGGATAGAAGCAATTATCGTTGGCAGGCGGGACCAGTACCTTGTGTTCTCAGACTGA